From the Pseudomonas putida genome, one window contains:
- a CDS encoding non-ribosomal peptide synthetase — protein sequence MTRNTTLRIAEKFIGLPLEQRRQFLAKLHQDGKDFGLLPIPVSRHGLEAIPLSYAQQRLLFLWQLDPQSAAYNMAAGLRLEGELDQSRLQGAFDALVERHEALRTVFQVDGDQPLQRVLAAEPLTLRYVDLGTADEAELARQVEDEVGRPFDLLNGPLLRASLFRLGQDEHVLVVCMHHIVCDGWSMDVMVREFVQCYQGGAQGLPALPLQYADYAVWQRRWLEAGEGERQLQHWREQLGDEHQLLDVAADFPRPPVQSLQGETLKFDFGGPLSQRLRDAARGQGVTLFMLMLTGYALFLSRHSGQRDIRIGVPNANRGREEVEGLIGFFVNTQVLRCVVDERLSLSELLVQVREATFAAQANQELPFEQLVEVLAPERSLGHNPLFQAKFNQNVGVQKQTALQLPGLAVSEYPLRKEGTHFDLALDITDDGSLVHGEMTYASDLYQRSTIEGFIAALRELFETLLAAPDSPLHTLVKAPAAEVVGHREQPALVLQRWDEQVRRQPDGIAAACAGQQLSHAELDSQANRLAHHLRDLGVTTGAPVAVLMERSLDWLVCLLGILKAGGVYMPLDIKAPTERLQGMLQRSGPQVLLCDAAELRQQALAASGCQVQPYAPERWASLPGDAPETWTLAGAPAYVIHTSGSTAQPKGVVVSHGALASYVDGLLQRLDLAADASMALVSTIAADLGHTVLFGALCSGRTLHVLPEALGFDPDAFAAYMAEQRIGVLKIVPSHLNGLLQAANAADVLPEHALIVGGEACSPALYQKVRELKPGCRFINHYGPSETTVGVLTHELQGAVTQAMPLGVALPGASVRVLDDVLNVLPARVAGELYIGGESLAQGYLGQAALTAERFVPDPFGASGTRLYRSGDRVQRDNAGLLHFLGRADDQVKIRGYRVEPGEVGRVLRGLAGVHDAVVLAVPQADDAAQLQLVGWCVPGTPQLSVEALRAQLQALLPDYLVPAHLLLLERLPLTANGKLDRRALPQPQVQLKRHVAASTPLEEQLLAIWQAVLKRDDIGVEDNFFELGGDSILSLQIIARAKRQGIKLTPRQLFEKQTITQLAQVAKVAPVAAKPAAVAQVSGAMPLLPVQARFFELALNQPGHYNQAVMLQPRQALTANIVEQALALLVNQHDALRLAFNQADGSWNAEHRAGVPGAMLWHRQAADAAQLQAIAEEAQGSLDLAQGPLLRAVLCELAEGGQRLLLVIHHLVVDGVSWRVLLEDLEQACVALLAGRTPALAEKGTALKAWAERLVGWAQEPARDAELAYWQATLAGQTGDLPAARRDAGLQVRHARTVRCRLDADTTQSLLQQAPAAYRTQVNDLLLTALARVLCRWTGQGSALVQLEGHGREDLFDGVDLSRTVGWFTSLFPVALTPADDLAGSLKAIKEQLRGVPGRGIGHGVLRYLGSPAQQAALQALPQARVTFNYLGQFDQGFGEDRLFAPAVESVGATQAADAPLGNWLSVNGQVLGGELELGFTFSELMFDEPAIASLADGYARELAALVAHCLDSQAGGATPADFPLAGLTQAQLDALPVDLRQVENIYPLAPMQEGMLFHSLYDGQASSYVNRLRLDLDDLDPERFIQAWQQALDQHESLRAGFAWEQGLEAPRQVVLRHVQLPVERFDWAGEADIDARLEALAQAEQARAFDLGQAPLLRLVLVRTGPQRHHLIYTSHHILMDGWSNSLLFAAVMQAYSGQPAAVAQATRSDYLGWLQQQDRAGADAFWKAQLLDLDGPTLLGGTRDANESGQGAVVLELGEVLSQALKHFAQAQQVTLNSVLQAAWALLLQRRTGQRRPCFGATVSGRPAELPGIEQQLGLFINTLPVAAEPQGQMPVADWVREVQALNLRLREYEYLPLYAIQAAAGRHGEALFDSLLVFENYPLAQSLSDSSAGLRLSGLDYQEYSGYPLTLIAEARDQMQLTFAYQRQVFGLAQVQQIAAELRHLLQGFASAPHALLGSFGLVDAEAHSRIVKDWNATARDYPGTPYVHQLFEQHVILQPQAPALTFADCTLSYAELNAEANRLAQYLRGQGVGPDVLVGIAAERSVEMVVGLLAILKAGGAYVPLDPEYPQDRLAYMFEDSGITLLLTQSHLRDGLPIPAGLAVLDLDRAEAWDALDAHNPDVALHPENLAYVIYTSGSTGKPKGAGNRHIALHNRLAWMQEAYSLTANDSVLQKTPFSFDVSVWEFFWPLMEGARLVMALPGDHRDPARLAELITREQISTLHFVPSMLQAFVADENAARCTSLQRIICSGEALPVELQRQTLALLPQSGLYNLYGPTEAAIDVTHWTCVEEGKDAVPIGQPIANLQTYVLDGELNPVSPGVTGELYLGGIGLARGYHRRPSLTAERFVTSPFGTGQRLYRTGDLARQREDGVIEYAGRIDHQVKIRGLRIELGEIEARLQEQDTVREAVVVAAEGQLVAYLVAEQADSLEAIKAHLAAVLPDYMVPAQWVLLERMPLSPNGKLDRKALPKPELGQSRREYLAPQSELEQRLAGIWQEVLKVERVGLNDNFFELGGHSLLMVRLVSRIKTEFSVELPIQDAYLADDLGALAALVTGSAGPAEQDYDAIFDALDELEAFDA from the coding sequence ATGACCCGCAACACTACGCTGCGTATCGCCGAGAAGTTCATCGGGTTGCCGCTCGAACAACGCCGTCAGTTCCTCGCCAAGCTGCACCAGGATGGCAAGGACTTCGGCCTGCTGCCGATCCCGGTCAGCCGCCATGGCCTTGAGGCCATTCCACTGTCCTACGCCCAGCAGCGCCTGCTGTTCCTCTGGCAGCTCGACCCGCAGAGCGCGGCCTACAACATGGCGGCCGGCCTGCGTCTGGAGGGAGAGCTGGACCAAAGCCGTTTGCAGGGCGCCTTCGACGCCCTTGTCGAGCGCCACGAAGCGCTGCGCACCGTGTTTCAGGTCGACGGCGACCAGCCGCTGCAACGAGTGCTCGCGGCCGAGCCCCTGACCCTGCGGTATGTCGACCTCGGCACGGCCGACGAGGCCGAGCTGGCCCGCCAGGTGGAAGACGAAGTCGGTCGCCCGTTCGACCTGCTCAATGGCCCATTGCTGCGTGCCAGCCTGTTCCGTCTGGGCCAGGATGAACACGTGCTGGTAGTGTGCATGCACCACATCGTCTGCGACGGTTGGTCGATGGATGTGATGGTCCGCGAATTCGTCCAGTGCTATCAGGGCGGCGCCCAGGGCCTGCCAGCGCTGCCGTTGCAGTATGCCGACTACGCCGTGTGGCAGCGCCGCTGGCTGGAAGCGGGCGAGGGTGAGCGCCAGTTGCAGCACTGGCGCGAGCAACTGGGCGACGAACACCAGCTGCTCGACGTGGCGGCCGATTTCCCGCGCCCGCCCGTTCAGAGCCTGCAGGGCGAGACTCTCAAGTTCGATTTCGGCGGGCCGCTGTCGCAGCGCCTGCGCGATGCAGCCCGGGGCCAGGGCGTGACGCTGTTCATGCTGATGCTGACCGGCTACGCGCTGTTCCTCTCGCGCCATTCCGGCCAGCGCGACATCCGCATCGGCGTGCCCAACGCCAACCGTGGGCGCGAAGAGGTGGAAGGGCTGATCGGCTTCTTCGTCAACACCCAGGTGCTGCGTTGCGTGGTCGACGAGCGCCTGTCGCTGAGTGAACTGCTGGTGCAGGTGCGCGAGGCGACTTTCGCCGCCCAGGCCAATCAGGAGCTGCCCTTCGAGCAACTGGTGGAAGTGCTCGCGCCCGAGCGCAGCCTTGGCCACAACCCACTGTTCCAGGCCAAGTTCAACCAGAACGTCGGCGTGCAGAAGCAGACCGCGCTGCAACTGCCGGGGCTGGCCGTCAGCGAGTATCCGCTGCGCAAGGAAGGCACCCACTTCGACCTCGCCCTGGACATCACCGACGACGGCAGCCTGGTGCACGGCGAGATGACCTACGCCAGCGATCTCTACCAGCGTTCCACTATTGAAGGGTTCATCGCTGCATTGCGTGAGCTGTTCGAGACCTTGCTGGCCGCGCCAGATTCGCCGCTGCATACCCTGGTCAAGGCGCCTGCCGCAGAGGTTGTCGGTCACCGTGAGCAGCCGGCCCTGGTCCTGCAGCGCTGGGACGAACAGGTGCGCCGCCAACCCGACGGCATCGCGGCCGCGTGTGCGGGGCAGCAGCTCAGCCATGCCGAACTGGACAGCCAGGCCAATCGCCTGGCCCATCATCTGCGTGACCTGGGCGTAACCACGGGGGCACCGGTCGCGGTGCTGATGGAGCGCTCGCTGGATTGGCTGGTGTGCCTGTTGGGCATTCTCAAGGCCGGTGGCGTGTACATGCCGCTGGACATCAAGGCGCCGACCGAGCGCCTGCAAGGCATGCTGCAGCGTAGCGGCCCGCAGGTTCTGCTGTGCGATGCTGCTGAGCTGCGCCAGCAGGCGCTGGCAGCGTCTGGTTGCCAGGTACAGCCCTATGCGCCAGAGCGCTGGGCCTCGTTGCCGGGTGATGCGCCAGAAACCTGGACACTGGCAGGTGCACCGGCCTACGTGATCCACACCTCCGGCTCGACCGCCCAACCGAAGGGTGTGGTGGTCAGCCATGGCGCGCTGGCCAGCTATGTCGATGGCCTGCTGCAACGCCTGGATCTGGCCGCGGATGCGAGCATGGCGCTGGTCTCCACCATCGCTGCCGACCTTGGCCACACGGTGCTGTTCGGCGCCCTGTGTTCCGGGCGCACCCTGCATGTGCTGCCGGAGGCGCTGGGCTTCGACCCGGATGCGTTTGCCGCCTACATGGCCGAGCAGCGCATCGGTGTGCTGAAGATCGTCCCCAGCCACCTCAACGGCCTGCTGCAGGCAGCCAATGCCGCCGACGTGCTGCCCGAGCATGCTCTGATCGTCGGTGGCGAAGCCTGCTCGCCCGCGCTGTACCAGAAGGTGCGCGAGCTCAAGCCCGGCTGCCGCTTCATCAACCACTACGGCCCCAGCGAAACCACGGTCGGCGTGCTGACCCACGAACTGCAAGGTGCAGTGACGCAAGCAATGCCATTGGGCGTGGCGCTGCCGGGGGCCAGCGTGCGGGTGCTGGACGATGTGCTCAACGTGCTGCCCGCGCGCGTCGCGGGTGAGTTGTACATTGGCGGCGAGAGCCTGGCGCAAGGTTATCTGGGCCAGGCGGCACTGACCGCCGAGCGTTTCGTGCCCGACCCGTTTGGCGCGTCGGGCACGCGCCTGTACCGCAGCGGTGACCGCGTGCAGCGCGACAACGCAGGCCTGCTGCACTTCCTCGGGCGTGCCGACGACCAGGTGAAGATCCGTGGTTATCGTGTCGAGCCAGGGGAGGTCGGCCGCGTGCTGCGTGGCCTGGCGGGCGTGCATGACGCCGTGGTGTTGGCAGTACCGCAAGCGGACGACGCAGCACAGCTGCAGCTGGTCGGCTGGTGCGTGCCGGGCACCCCTCAGCTGAGCGTCGAGGCCCTGCGCGCGCAGTTGCAGGCGCTGCTGCCGGACTACCTGGTACCGGCCCATCTGCTGTTGCTGGAGCGCCTGCCGCTGACTGCCAACGGCAAGCTGGACCGCCGTGCCCTGCCGCAGCCGCAGGTGCAACTCAAGCGCCATGTCGCCGCCAGCACACCGCTGGAGGAGCAACTGCTGGCCATCTGGCAAGCGGTGCTCAAGCGTGACGACATCGGCGTCGAAGACAACTTCTTCGAACTGGGTGGCGACTCCATCCTCAGCCTGCAGATCATCGCCCGGGCCAAGCGTCAGGGCATCAAGCTGACCCCGCGCCAGCTGTTCGAGAAGCAGACCATCACTCAGCTGGCCCAGGTCGCCAAAGTGGCCCCCGTGGCGGCCAAGCCTGCTGCGGTTGCGCAGGTCAGCGGTGCCATGCCGCTGCTGCCGGTGCAGGCGCGCTTCTTCGAGCTGGCCCTGAACCAGCCTGGGCACTACAACCAGGCGGTCATGCTGCAGCCACGCCAGGCGCTGACGGCGAACATCGTCGAACAGGCCCTGGCGCTATTGGTCAACCAGCACGACGCACTGCGCCTGGCCTTCAACCAGGCGGACGGCAGCTGGAATGCCGAACACCGTGCGGGCGTACCAGGCGCAATGCTCTGGCATCGTCAGGCGGCCGATGCCGCACAACTGCAGGCCATCGCCGAAGAGGCACAGGGCAGCCTCGATCTCGCGCAAGGGCCGCTGCTGCGTGCAGTGCTGTGTGAGCTTGCCGAAGGTGGGCAGCGCCTGCTGCTGGTGATTCATCACCTGGTGGTCGACGGTGTGTCCTGGCGGGTGCTGCTGGAAGACCTGGAGCAGGCCTGCGTCGCCCTGTTGGCCGGGCGCACACCCGCGCTGGCGGAGAAGGGCACGGCATTGAAGGCCTGGGCCGAGCGCCTGGTGGGCTGGGCCCAGGAACCTGCCCGTGATGCAGAACTGGCCTACTGGCAAGCGACCCTCGCGGGGCAGACCGGCGACCTGCCTGCAGCACGCCGTGACGCCGGGCTGCAGGTGCGTCATGCCCGCACCGTGCGCTGCCGGCTGGATGCCGACACCACGCAAAGCCTGCTGCAGCAGGCACCAGCGGCCTACCGCACGCAAGTCAACGACCTGCTGCTGACCGCCCTGGCGCGGGTGCTGTGCCGCTGGACCGGGCAGGGCAGTGCGCTGGTCCAGCTAGAAGGCCACGGCCGCGAAGACCTGTTCGACGGTGTGGACCTGAGCCGTACCGTGGGTTGGTTCACCAGCCTGTTCCCGGTGGCGTTGACCCCTGCCGATGACCTGGCCGGCTCACTCAAGGCCATCAAGGAGCAGTTGCGTGGCGTACCCGGGCGCGGCATCGGCCATGGCGTGCTGCGTTACCTCGGCAGCCCGGCGCAGCAGGCGGCGTTGCAAGCGCTGCCGCAAGCGCGGGTAACCTTCAACTACCTCGGCCAGTTCGACCAGGGCTTTGGCGAAGACCGGCTGTTCGCACCTGCCGTGGAAAGCGTTGGCGCCACCCAGGCGGCTGATGCGCCACTGGGCAACTGGCTGAGCGTCAACGGCCAGGTGCTGGGTGGCGAGCTCGAATTGGGCTTTACCTTCAGCGAACTGATGTTTGATGAGCCGGCAATCGCCAGCCTGGCCGACGGCTACGCCCGGGAACTGGCCGCGCTGGTGGCCCACTGCCTCGACAGCCAGGCCGGTGGCGCCACGCCGGCCGACTTCCCGCTGGCCGGCCTGACGCAGGCGCAACTGGATGCGCTGCCGGTCGACCTGCGCCAGGTCGAGAATATCTACCCGCTGGCACCCATGCAGGAAGGCATGCTGTTCCACAGCCTGTACGACGGCCAGGCCAGCAGCTACGTCAACCGCCTGCGCCTGGACCTCGACGATCTCGACCCTGAGCGCTTCATCCAGGCCTGGCAGCAGGCGCTCGACCAGCATGAATCGCTGCGCGCCGGGTTTGCCTGGGAGCAGGGCCTGGAAGCGCCACGCCAGGTGGTGTTGCGCCATGTCCAGCTACCGGTCGAACGCTTCGACTGGGCCGGCGAGGCCGATATCGACGCCCGCCTCGAAGCGCTGGCGCAGGCCGAGCAGGCACGTGCCTTCGACCTTGGCCAGGCGCCGCTGCTGCGCCTGGTACTGGTGCGCACTGGGCCGCAGCGCCATCACCTGATCTACACCAGCCACCACATCCTGATGGACGGCTGGAGCAATTCGTTGCTCTTTGCCGCCGTGATGCAGGCCTATTCGGGGCAGCCTGCCGCAGTGGCGCAGGCGACGCGCAGCGACTACCTCGGCTGGTTGCAGCAGCAGGATCGCGCGGGTGCCGATGCGTTCTGGAAAGCCCAACTGCTCGACCTGGACGGCCCGACACTGCTCGGCGGTACACGTGATGCCAATGAATCCGGGCAGGGCGCGGTGGTACTGGAGCTGGGCGAGGTATTGAGCCAGGCCCTGAAGCACTTTGCGCAGGCCCAGCAAGTCACCCTCAACAGCGTGCTGCAGGCCGCCTGGGCGCTGCTGTTGCAGCGCCGCACCGGCCAGCGTCGGCCCTGCTTCGGCGCCACCGTGTCCGGGCGCCCGGCGGAGTTGCCGGGGATCGAGCAGCAACTGGGTCTGTTCATCAACACCCTGCCGGTGGCCGCCGAGCCGCAAGGGCAGATGCCGGTCGCCGACTGGGTGCGGGAAGTGCAGGCGCTCAACCTGCGCCTGCGCGAATACGAATACCTGCCGCTGTATGCCATCCAGGCAGCGGCCGGGCGCCATGGCGAGGCGTTGTTCGACAGCCTGCTGGTGTTCGAGAACTATCCGCTGGCCCAGAGCCTGTCGGACAGCAGTGCCGGGCTGCGTCTGTCGGGCCTGGACTATCAGGAATACAGCGGCTACCCGCTGACCCTGATTGCCGAAGCGCGGGATCAGATGCAGCTGACCTTCGCCTACCAGCGCCAGGTCTTCGGCCTTGCGCAGGTGCAGCAAATAGCGGCCGAGCTGCGCCATCTGCTGCAAGGCTTCGCCAGCGCGCCGCATGCCTTGCTGGGCAGCTTCGGGCTGGTCGACGCAGAGGCTCATTCGCGAATCGTGAAGGATTGGAATGCCACGGCACGGGACTACCCAGGCACGCCTTATGTGCACCAGCTGTTCGAACAGCACGTCATTCTTCAGCCGCAAGCACCGGCGCTGACCTTCGCCGACTGCACCTTGAGCTACGCCGAACTGAATGCCGAGGCCAACCGCCTGGCTCAGTATCTGCGCGGCCAGGGCGTCGGCCCGGACGTGCTGGTGGGCATTGCCGCCGAGCGTTCGGTGGAAATGGTCGTCGGCCTGTTGGCAATCCTCAAGGCCGGTGGTGCCTATGTGCCGCTGGACCCGGAGTACCCGCAGGACCGCCTGGCCTACATGTTCGAAGACAGCGGCATCACCTTGCTGCTGACCCAGTCGCACCTGCGCGATGGCCTGCCGATTCCTGCCGGGCTGGCGGTGCTCGATCTGGATCGAGCCGAAGCCTGGGATGCGCTGGACGCGCACAACCCGGACGTGGCACTGCACCCGGAAAACCTCGCCTATGTCATTTACACCTCCGGCTCCACCGGCAAGCCGAAGGGCGCCGGCAACCGCCATATCGCCTTGCACAACCGCCTGGCCTGGATGCAGGAGGCTTACTCGCTCACCGCCAATGACAGCGTGCTGCAGAAAACCCCATTCAGCTTCGACGTGTCGGTGTGGGAATTCTTCTGGCCGCTGATGGAAGGCGCACGCCTGGTCATGGCGCTGCCCGGTGACCACCGCGACCCGGCGCGCCTGGCCGAGCTGATCACCCGCGAGCAGATCAGCACGCTGCACTTCGTGCCGTCGATGCTGCAGGCCTTCGTCGCTGACGAAAACGCCGCCCGCTGCACCTCGCTGCAGCGCATCATCTGCTCCGGCGAAGCGTTGCCGGTGGAACTGCAACGCCAGACCCTGGCGCTGCTGCCGCAGAGCGGCCTGTACAACCTGTACGGCCCGACCGAAGCGGCCATCGACGTCACCCACTGGACCTGCGTCGAAGAAGGCAAGGATGCGGTGCCGATCGGCCAGCCAATCGCCAACCTGCAGACCTACGTGCTGGACGGCGAACTGAACCCGGTCAGCCCGGGCGTGACCGGCGAGCTGTACCTGGGCGGCATTGGCCTGGCCCGTGGTTACCACCGTCGTCCATCGCTGACCGCCGAGCGCTTCGTCACCAGCCCGTTCGGCACTGGCCAGCGGCTGTACCGCACCGGCGACCTGGCGCGCCAGCGCGAGGACGGCGTGATCGAGTATGCCGGGCGCATCGACCATCAGGTGAAGATCCGCGGCCTGCGCATCGAGCTGGGCGAGATCGAAGCACGCCTGCAAGAGCAGGACACCGTGCGCGAGGCAGTGGTGGTGGCTGCTGAGGGACAACTGGTGGCCTACCTGGTAGCCGAGCAGGCCGACAGCCTGGAAGCAATCAAGGCACACCTTGCGGCCGTGCTGCCGGACTACATGGTGCCCGCGCAGTGGGTGCTGCTTGAGCGCATGCCGCTGTCGCCCAACGGCAAGCTCGACCGCAAGGCACTGCCGAAACCGGAGCTGGGCCAGTCCCGGCGCGAGTACCTGGCGCCGCAGAGCGAACTGGAGCAACGCCTGGCCGGCATCTGGCAGGAGGTGCTCAAGGTCGAGCGGGTCGGCCTCAATGACAACTTCTTCGAACTGGGCGGGCATTCGTTGCTGATGGTGCGCCTGGTTTCCCGAATCAAGACCGAGTTCTCCGTCGAATTGCCGATCCAGGACGCCTACCTCGCCGACGACCTCGGCGCCTTGGCCGCCCTGGTGACAGGTAGCGCGGGCCCGGCAGAGCAAGACTACGACGCCATTTTTGACGCCTTGGACGAATTGGAGGCATTTGATGCTTAA
- a CDS encoding non-ribosomal peptide synthetase, whose product MSTLDQSLKLARRFIELPLEKRRVFFAALRDEQVDFTSYPIPDCSGIAGRDQLSYAQQRMWFLWQLEPGSAAYNLPGAVRLLGGLSHQALDLAFADLVQRHECLRTTFGEVDGQALQRVGDGAQVQVRHVDLSGLDADLRLQRTREEVAREAGQPFDLQQGPLLRVALLQLAADEHVLLLTMHHIIADGWSMNILIEEFMRCLDARSAGNQAQLPALAVHYRDYALWQRSWMEAGEQARQLDYWRAQLGEEHEPLELPTDRPRPAQPSHAGARLEFAIDAELRSGLKGLAQRQGTTLFVVLLAAFKTLLYRYSGQGDIRVGGLIANRNRSEVEGLIGFFVNTQVLRSQLDGRQTFEQLLAALRQTALGAQAHQELPFDALLEALQPSRSQSHNALFQVMYNHQPLVTDIQGMRLGCGLQLAHLDAEQSVAGARSHAAASDLMLETREEGERLLAAFTYATDLFDAATVERMAGHWRNLLRSVLADPQRRIGELPLLDAAETRQLQHWALRAPAPQASALAHQRFQAQAARTPEAVALVLAGEGQGASLSYAELERRSNRLAQRLVQSGVGPEVLVGVALERSLDMGVALLAVLKAGGAYVPLDPQAPSERIAQVFADSGLRLLLTQSNLLSQLPEAEGIEVLCLDQAQGEQPEHAPQVSLQPGNLAYVIYTSGSTGRPKGVAISHGALAEFCELGADYSRLTADDRVLQFATCSFDGFVEQFYPPLCVGARVVLRDSRLWDSASFLQALEQHGITVADLPAAYWHMLVQDYARDTPRAFAALRQVHVGGEAMAVDGLDLWRRAGLAGVRLLNTYGPTEATVVSSIHDCTALASPDVSWRGIPIGQGLAGRRLRILDGEMQAVPAGAIGELYIGGPGLARGYHGQPALSAERFLPDPEAPGERLYRTGDRARFDASGAIEYIGRVDHQVKVRGFRIELGEIEMRLHQCPGVREAAVLALDMAGGRQLVAYVVTEADDTRSDARRQAIREGLRATLPDYMVPSHLMLLERLPLTPSGKLDRKALPAPDPSQLQASFRAPVSEQEQQLAAIWMEVLQVPRVGLDDSFFDLGGHSLLAAQVIARIKSELGVALPMRSLFERPHLAALAEELQALGGTADEDWADMEAFMNSLEEV is encoded by the coding sequence ATGAGCACCCTCGATCAATCCCTGAAGCTGGCGCGCCGCTTCATTGAACTGCCGCTGGAAAAACGCCGTGTCTTCTTCGCCGCCCTGCGCGACGAACAGGTCGATTTCACCAGCTACCCCATCCCCGACTGCAGCGGCATCGCCGGCCGCGACCAGCTCTCCTATGCCCAGCAGCGCATGTGGTTCCTCTGGCAGCTGGAGCCGGGCAGCGCTGCTTACAACCTGCCAGGGGCCGTGCGCCTGCTCGGCGGCCTGAGTCACCAGGCGCTGGACCTGGCCTTTGCCGATCTGGTGCAGCGCCACGAGTGCCTGCGCACCACCTTCGGGGAAGTTGACGGGCAGGCGTTGCAGCGTGTCGGTGACGGTGCGCAGGTGCAGGTTCGCCATGTCGACCTGTCCGGCCTGGATGCAGATCTGCGCCTGCAGCGCACCCGCGAAGAAGTCGCCCGCGAAGCCGGCCAGCCGTTCGACCTGCAACAGGGCCCGCTGCTGCGGGTGGCGCTGCTGCAACTGGCGGCGGATGAGCATGTGCTGCTGCTGACCATGCACCACATCATTGCCGATGGCTGGTCGATGAACATCCTGATCGAGGAGTTCATGCGCTGCCTGGACGCCCGCAGCGCTGGCAACCAGGCTCAGTTACCGGCGCTGGCCGTGCACTATCGCGACTACGCCCTGTGGCAACGCAGCTGGATGGAAGCCGGCGAGCAGGCCCGCCAGCTCGACTACTGGCGCGCTCAGCTGGGCGAGGAGCATGAGCCACTGGAACTGCCCACCGACCGCCCACGCCCGGCCCAGCCGAGCCATGCCGGTGCGCGCCTGGAGTTCGCCATCGACGCGGAGCTGCGCAGCGGCCTGAAGGGGCTGGCCCAGCGTCAGGGCACGACCTTGTTCGTGGTACTGCTGGCGGCCTTCAAGACCCTGCTGTACCGCTACAGCGGGCAAGGCGACATCCGCGTCGGCGGCCTGATTGCCAACCGCAACCGCAGTGAGGTCGAGGGCCTGATCGGTTTCTTCGTCAATACCCAGGTGCTGCGCAGCCAGCTGGATGGGCGCCAGACCTTCGAGCAGTTGCTGGCAGCGCTGCGCCAGACGGCCCTTGGCGCCCAGGCCCACCAGGAACTGCCGTTCGATGCACTGCTGGAGGCGCTGCAGCCCAGCCGCAGCCAGAGCCACAACGCGCTGTTCCAGGTCATGTACAACCACCAGCCGCTGGTCACCGACATCCAGGGCATGCGCCTGGGTTGCGGCCTGCAGCTGGCGCATCTGGACGCCGAACAGAGCGTGGCCGGGGCCCGCAGCCATGCCGCAGCCAGTGACCTGATGCTGGAAACGCGCGAGGAAGGCGAACGCTTGCTGGCCGCCTTCACCTACGCCACCGATCTGTTCGACGCCGCCACCGTCGAGCGCATGGCCGGCCACTGGCGCAACCTGCTGCGCAGCGTGCTGGCCGACCCGCAACGCCGAATCGGCGAGCTGCCATTGCTCGATGCCGCAGAAACCCGCCAGTTGCAGCATTGGGCACTGCGCGCACCTGCCCCGCAGGCCTCGGCACTGGCCCATCAGCGTTTCCAGGCCCAGGCAGCACGCACGCCCGAGGCGGTCGCGCTGGTGCTGGCCGGCGAGGGGCAGGGCGCCAGCCTGAGTTACGCTGAGCTGGAGCGTCGCAGCAACCGCCTGGCCCAGCGCCTGGTGCAGTCGGGTGTCGGCCCCGAGGTGCTGGTCGGTGTGGCACTGGAGCGCTCGCTGGACATGGGGGTTGCCTTGCTGGCGGTGCTCAAGGCCGGCGGAGCCTATGTGCCGCTGGACCCGCAAGCGCCCAGCGAACGCATCGCCCAGGTGTTCGCCGACAGCGGCCTGCGCCTGCTGCTGACCCAATCGAACCTGCTGAGCCAGCTGCCAGAGGCTGAGGGTATCGAGGTCCTGTGCCTGGACCAGGCGCAGGGCGAGCAACCTGAGCATGCACCGCAGGTATCACTGCAGCCCGGCAACCTGGCCTACGTGATCTACACCTCCGGCTCCACTGGCCGCCCCAAAGGCGTCGCCATCAGTCATGGCGCGCTGGCCGAGTTCTGCGAACTGGGGGCCGACTATTCGCGCCTGACCGCGGATGATCGCGTGCTGCAGTTCGCCACCTGCAGCTTCGACGGTTTCGTCGAGCAGTTCTACCCACCGCTGTGCGTCGGTGCCCGCGTGGTGCTGCGCGACAGCCGCCTGTGGGACAGCGCCAGCTTCCTGCAGGCACTGGAGCAACACGGCATCACGGTCGCCGACTTGCCGGCCGCTTATTGGCACATGCTGGTGCAGGATTACGCGCGCGACACGCCACGGGCGTTTGCCGCACTGCGCCAGGTGCATGTCGGCGGCGAAGCCATGGCGGTGGACGGCCTCGACCTGTGGCGCCGCGCCGGCCTCGCTGGTGTGCGCCTGCTCAACACCTATGGCCCGACCGAGGCCACGGTGGTGTCCAGCATCCACGACTGCACGGCGTTGGCATCGCCGGATGTGTCCTGGCGAGGCATCCCCATTGGCCAGGGCCTCGCCGGCCGCCGCTTGCGCATTCTTGACGGCGAAATGCAGGCAGTGCCGGCCGGTGCCATCGGCGAGCTGTACATCGGAGGGCCCGGCCTGGCGCGTGGGTATCACGGCCAGCCCGCGCTCAGCGCCGAACGCTTCCTGCCCGACCCCGAAGCCCCCGGCGAGCGCCTGTACCGCACCGGTGACCGTGCCCGCTTCGACGCCAGTGGCGCCATCGAATACATCGGCCGCGTCGACCATCAGGTGAAGGTGCGCGGCTTCCGCATCGAGCTTGGCGAAATCGAGATGCGCCTGCATCAGTGCCCTGGCGTGCGGGAGGCGGCGGTGCTGGCCCTGGACATGGCCGGCGGCCGGCAACTGGTGGCCTATGTGGTCACCGAAGCAGATGACACCCGTTCCGACGCGCGACGCCAGGCGATCCGCGAGGGCCTGCGCGCGACGCTGCCGGACTACATGGTTCCTTCGCACCTGATGCTGCTGGAGCGCCTGCCACTGACCCCCAGCGGCAAGCTCGACCGCAAGGCCTTGCCCGCGCCCGACCCGAGCCAGTTGCAGGCCAGCTTCCGCGCGCCGGTCAGCGAGCAGGAACAACAGCTGGCGGCGATCTGGATGGAGGTGTTGCAGGTGCCCCGCGTCGGCCTCGACGACAGCTTCTTCGACCTGGGCGGGCACTCGTTGCTGGCAGCCCAGGTCATTGCCCGGATCAAGTCCGAACTGGGCGTAGCGCTGCCCATGCGCAGCCTGTTCGAACGCCCGCACCTGGCCGCCCTGGCTGAGGAGCTGCAGGCCCTGGGCGGCACCGCCGACGAGGACTGGGCCGACATGGAAGCGTTCATGAATTCACTGGAGGAGGTTTGA